From one Shewanella sp. GD04112 genomic stretch:
- a CDS encoding DUF3626 domain-containing protein, which translates to MTAIQHIERLARGRSEQAVAVIRNVQQMSNIPMQEMQAALKQLLHCGRVALHFHPDRIDSRGITVAEGLLRDGQYRSQFETHISNGQLSPELGGPRDHWENQLFGDAYKGTKSRPKYGALDLGMWQDGPAPRFGSCYLLTHSQLLTRSTFTYLDSYRNPKEKGTLSCFDDVLAALLTESFERHYALGKVDFKPLNVIQYLAHQLNSSLLSRFERPMSNNLDHYIEAQIHGDVSLDEDIAMLVADPSFKGTEIGATLSKVCDRYDIELQYHNGFSLHTAQIPSDFRGPTMPSLASRIAIDERVDAYAIGVAARDLYHSPQHWRDRGNRAQVAHELKLLWHVLVKYGGTQP; encoded by the coding sequence ATGACAGCAATACAGCATATTGAACGCCTCGCACGTGGTCGAAGTGAACAGGCCGTGGCGGTTATTCGAAACGTGCAGCAGATGTCCAACATTCCCATGCAGGAGATGCAAGCGGCGCTGAAGCAATTGTTACACTGTGGCCGAGTCGCACTGCATTTTCATCCCGACAGAATCGATAGCCGCGGCATCACAGTGGCCGAAGGATTATTGCGTGATGGTCAATACCGCAGCCAATTCGAAACCCATATCTCCAACGGACAGTTATCCCCCGAATTAGGTGGGCCAAGGGATCATTGGGAAAATCAACTCTTTGGCGATGCTTACAAGGGGACTAAGTCTCGGCCTAAGTATGGCGCCTTGGATTTAGGTATGTGGCAGGATGGCCCTGCCCCGCGTTTTGGCAGTTGTTATCTGCTTACCCATTCGCAGTTGCTTACGCGCTCGACGTTCACTTATTTAGATTCCTACCGTAATCCAAAGGAAAAGGGCACTCTATCCTGCTTTGATGATGTATTAGCGGCACTGCTCACCGAGAGTTTTGAGCGCCACTATGCCTTGGGGAAAGTAGATTTTAAACCGCTCAATGTGATCCAATATTTGGCGCATCAACTGAACTCCTCCTTGCTGTCGCGCTTTGAACGGCCGATGTCGAACAATCTCGACCATTATATTGAAGCGCAGATCCACGGTGATGTGTCCCTCGATGAAGACATTGCCATGCTGGTGGCAGATCCTAGTTTTAAAGGGACTGAAATCGGTGCCACCTTGAGCAAGGTCTGTGATCGCTATGATATCGAGCTGCAATATCATAATGGTTTTAGTCTGCACACGGCGCAGATCCCCAGTGATTTTCGTGGGCCGACAATGCCATCTTTGGCAAGTCGTATTGCAATTGATGAACGTGTTGACGCCTATGCGATTGGCGTGGCGGCGCGGGATTTATACCATTCGCCCCAACATTGGCGTGATCGGGGGAACCGCGCTCAGGTGGCGCACGAACTCAAGCTACTCTGGCATGTGTTAGTTAAATATGGTGGTACTCAGCCTTAG
- a CDS encoding prepilin-type N-terminal cleavage/methylation domain-containing protein, with translation MTNKHSGFTLIELVVVIIILGILAVVVVPKFVNLQSDAYKSQLSGALASMKSAVTLFKAKSEIANTGTTNRVVFDGIRGENYQPWAASSSGTAPSAGYTTPPEIFNAAGLNVNDWSYRIYTSNGTYQVIATPKQKLNLATPTQAEVSATNCYIDYKWETTGVPTYTKVDTGC, from the coding sequence ATGACAAACAAACATTCCGGTTTCACGTTAATAGAACTTGTTGTTGTGATTATTATTTTGGGCATTTTAGCCGTAGTGGTCGTCCCCAAATTTGTGAATTTACAGTCTGATGCGTACAAAAGTCAGTTGTCTGGTGCATTGGCATCAATGAAGTCTGCCGTCACCTTATTCAAGGCAAAATCAGAAATCGCCAACACAGGTACCACTAATCGTGTGGTTTTTGATGGCATTCGGGGTGAGAATTACCAACCTTGGGCCGCAAGTAGCAGTGGCACAGCACCGAGTGCGGGCTACACAACACCACCTGAAATTTTTAATGCAGCAGGCTTAAACGTTAATGATTGGTCCTACCGCATTTATACATCCAACGGCACCTATCAAGTTATAGCAACCCCAAAGCAAAAGTTAAATCTGGCGACCCCGACTCAAGCGGAGGTATCAGCAACTAATTGTTATATAGACTATAAATGGGAGACAACTGGTGTTCCAACTTATACGAAGGTTGACACAGGTTGCTAA
- the cydD gene encoding cysteine/glutathione ABC transporter permease/ATP-binding protein CydD, translating into MDKSLEKSLLVWLKSQKKACGWFVKLSVWCGMLSAIALIAQAYLIATLLDGVIVGNALQALTEGANSTQAQSTVGASDYLPHFMALIGLMLLRALLAYGRERASFEAGKRLRQQIRGAVMDKLTRLGPAFIKGKPAGSWASIVLEQVEDLQDFYARYLPQMTLAGVIPLLILIAVFPINWAAGLILLLTAPLIPLFMILVGMGAADANRKNFNALARLSGHFMDRLKGLSTLKLFHRGDAELKVIEKASEEFRSRTMSVLRMAFLSSAVLEFFAAVSIAVLAVYFGFSYLGHLDFGYYGVHAQLGPNANEGLPFSLFVGLFILILAPEFYQPLRDMGTHYHAKAQAIGAAQALVTLLEHPEPEPGSESESGSELGSSQNKLGQQTRLDKLTHLSVKDLEVFSTDGSRLLGPISFELKQGEHLALVGPSGAGKTSLLNALLGFLPYKGKLLIDGVELANLDLAHWRQQLAWLGQEPQLFHGTVRENVALANPEMSDEQVWQLLEQANIHEFVHAQPLGLATPIGEQSSTLSVGQAQRIALARALGQAAQVFILDEPTASLDSVSEQLVSRTLKTAMAGKMGIMVTHRVDQLDHMSSILVLDKGKIVQRGNFATLSTEAGLFQTMLHENTESVADIGLESSMPDTHSDIALGTTEGAAQ; encoded by the coding sequence ATGGATAAGTCGTTAGAAAAGTCCCTTCTCGTTTGGCTCAAGTCTCAAAAAAAAGCCTGTGGCTGGTTTGTTAAGCTCTCCGTATGGTGTGGAATGTTAAGTGCTATTGCATTGATAGCGCAGGCTTATCTGATAGCCACACTTCTCGATGGGGTTATTGTTGGTAATGCCTTGCAGGCTTTGACTGAGGGAGCGAATAGCACTCAAGCACAATCTACAGTTGGGGCTAGCGATTATCTGCCACATTTTATGGCCCTGATTGGCTTAATGTTGCTGCGAGCCTTACTCGCCTATGGCCGCGAGCGCGCCAGTTTTGAAGCGGGTAAGCGCTTACGCCAACAGATCCGCGGTGCGGTAATGGATAAGTTAACTCGGCTCGGGCCTGCGTTTATTAAAGGTAAACCCGCAGGCAGTTGGGCGAGCATAGTTTTAGAGCAAGTGGAAGATTTACAAGATTTTTATGCCCGTTATTTACCGCAAATGACCCTTGCTGGCGTGATCCCCTTATTGATCCTCATCGCCGTGTTTCCTATCAACTGGGCGGCGGGGCTGATTTTGCTGTTAACCGCGCCACTTATCCCGCTGTTTATGATCCTTGTCGGTATGGGCGCGGCCGATGCCAACCGTAAAAACTTCAATGCTTTAGCCAGATTAAGCGGCCATTTTATGGATAGATTAAAAGGGCTTTCGACCTTAAAACTGTTCCATAGGGGGGATGCTGAACTTAAGGTTATCGAAAAAGCCTCGGAGGAGTTCCGTAGTCGTACTATGTCTGTGCTGCGCATGGCCTTTTTAAGTTCGGCGGTACTGGAGTTTTTTGCCGCGGTATCGATTGCCGTATTAGCGGTTTACTTTGGTTTCAGTTATTTAGGTCACCTCGATTTTGGCTACTATGGTGTGCACGCTCAACTTGGGCCTAATGCGAATGAAGGCTTACCTTTTAGCCTGTTTGTAGGCTTGTTTATCTTAATTTTGGCACCTGAGTTTTATCAGCCCCTTAGGGATATGGGCACTCACTACCATGCTAAAGCGCAGGCGATTGGCGCTGCCCAAGCATTGGTGACACTGCTGGAACACCCTGAGCCCGAGCCGGGTTCTGAGTCAGAGTCGGGTTCTGAGCTTGGCTCTTCGCAGAACAAGCTAGGGCAGCAAACGCGACTCGATAAGCTGACTCACCTTAGCGTAAAAGATCTGGAAGTCTTTAGTACCGATGGCAGTCGTTTGCTCGGCCCCATTAGTTTTGAGTTGAAGCAGGGCGAACACTTGGCTCTGGTTGGCCCAAGCGGCGCTGGTAAAACAAGTTTACTCAATGCCTTATTAGGATTTTTGCCCTATAAAGGCAAGCTGCTAATCGATGGCGTTGAGCTCGCAAACCTCGACCTTGCCCATTGGCGACAGCAGTTAGCATGGCTTGGGCAGGAGCCGCAGTTATTCCATGGCACAGTGCGGGAAAACGTCGCCTTAGCCAATCCCGAAATGTCGGATGAGCAGGTGTGGCAATTGCTGGAGCAGGCCAATATCCATGAGTTTGTCCACGCGCAACCCCTTGGTTTAGCCACGCCGATAGGCGAGCAGTCATCGACCTTATCGGTTGGGCAGGCGCAACGTATTGCGCTTGCGCGGGCATTGGGTCAGGCGGCGCAGGTCTTTATTCTCGATGAACCGACGGCGAGTTTAGACAGCGTCAGCGAACAACTCGTCAGCCGCACCTTAAAAACGGCTATGGCGGGTAAGATGGGCATTATGGTGACCCACAGGGTCGATCAACTGGATCATATGTCGTCCATCCTGGTGCTCGATAAAGGCAAGATAGTCCAGCGGGGGAATTTTGCGACGCTGTCTACTGAGGCGGGGTTATTCCAAACCATGTTGCATGAAAATACTGAGTCAGTAGCCGATATTGGGCTGGAATCGTCAATGCCTGATACCCATAGCGATATCGCGTTAGGGACAACCGAAGGAGCCGCACAATGA
- a CDS encoding cysteine desulfurase produces the protein MTHSASTDTALPDSHNQIRAQFPTLSQMLGDYPLCYLDTAATSQKPQSVLDAMAQYYLNDNANVHRAAHQLSARATSSYEKVRDDLQGFINAKRREEIIFTHGTTESINLVAYGLTPQIAAGDLILIDTAAHHANIVPWQELAKRTGAIIKPIPLDQDGRLDRHAYQALLTLKPKVVALCHVSNALGTVNPVVELVQQAKAQGALTLVDGAQAVAHLNLDMAAIDCDFYVFSGHKMYGPTGIGVLYGRFDKLDTLTPLLTGGEMIKRVSFDGTEFGSLPNRLEAGTPPISEVIGLGAAIRFLQQHLTPAVQAHEAELLQYLQQQLRALGDVHLYAAHSDNLGAVAFNLGDEHHQDVGILLDQQGVAVRCGHHCAMPLMQSLNLKGCCRASIGIYTNKADIDRFIAALASVKELLL, from the coding sequence ATGACACACTCAGCCTCGACCGACACAGCATTGCCCGATAGCCATAACCAAATCCGCGCGCAATTTCCTACCCTCTCGCAAATGTTGGGCGATTATCCCCTGTGTTATCTCGATACTGCGGCCACCAGCCAAAAGCCGCAATCCGTGTTAGATGCCATGGCGCAGTATTACCTGAACGACAATGCCAATGTGCACCGCGCGGCGCACCAATTGTCGGCGCGCGCGACTTCTAGCTACGAGAAGGTTCGCGATGACTTACAAGGGTTTATTAATGCTAAACGCCGCGAAGAAATCATCTTCACCCATGGCACCACTGAGTCGATCAATCTAGTTGCCTATGGCTTAACGCCACAGATAGCAGCGGGCGATCTGATTTTGATCGATACCGCCGCCCACCACGCCAACATAGTGCCGTGGCAAGAATTGGCAAAACGCACGGGTGCCATCATTAAACCTATTCCTCTCGATCAGGATGGCAGGCTCGATCGCCATGCCTATCAAGCACTGCTCACCCTCAAGCCAAAGGTAGTTGCCCTTTGCCATGTGTCGAACGCCTTAGGCACAGTGAATCCTGTTGTCGAGTTAGTACAGCAAGCCAAGGCGCAGGGGGCGCTCACCTTAGTCGATGGAGCACAGGCGGTTGCACACTTAAACTTAGATATGGCCGCCATCGATTGTGATTTTTATGTGTTTTCAGGCCATAAGATGTATGGTCCAACTGGCATTGGTGTGCTTTATGGCCGCTTCGATAAGTTAGATACGCTCACCCCGCTGTTAACGGGCGGCGAGATGATTAAACGAGTGAGTTTCGATGGCACAGAATTTGGCAGTTTACCTAATCGCTTAGAGGCAGGCACCCCGCCCATCAGTGAAGTCATCGGCCTAGGCGCCGCTATCCGCTTTTTGCAACAACACTTAACGCCAGCGGTTCAGGCCCATGAGGCAGAACTACTGCAGTATTTACAGCAGCAGCTGCGCGCCCTCGGAGATGTGCATCTCTATGCTGCCCATAGTGATAATCTCGGTGCGGTTGCCTTTAATCTGGGTGATGAACATCATCAAGATGTCGGGATTTTATTAGACCAACAAGGCGTTGCCGTGCGCTGCGGCCATCACTGCGCCATGCCCTTGATGCAAAGCCTTAACCTGAAGGGCTGCTGCCGCGCATCGATTGGGATCTACACCAATAAAGCCGATATCGACCGCTTTATTGCCGCCTTAGCCTCAGTCAAAGAGTTGCTGCTCTAA
- the cydC gene encoding cysteine/glutathione ABC transporter ATP-binding protein/permease CydC, with protein sequence MKILLPFIRLFSHQWLMMAVGLVLTLTTLMAGIGLLSLSGWFLSATAVAGLTVIGSQSFNFFTPAGGVRFLSIARTASRYGERLATHEATFKLLTELRVWAWRKLFPLSAKNLQGLRRADMLNRLVADIDTLDHLYLRLLTPMAASLLMTALLYLFLAWFDVKLALSLCLFLIVVWLLLPLLFYRLGHQPSRNMLETKRQYRVQLLEMLQGQAELSLFGANDRYRHKLDEAEQALFASQGAMANITALSQAMLILATGLALIMMLFLAANGVGDAVPPGPMFALMVFATMACVEMMMPIAGAFQHLSGCVLAATRIHEITEQESDIRFSEDLTLKATSGGLQMTDIHFGYHDNQSVLQGLSLTVQPGQKVALLGATGCGKSSLLSLITREWQAQRGQIYLDGHQLSDYSEAALRSAMTVVSQRIYLYAGTLRENLAIALPVPEGQKRTVNDERFIQVLQQVGLGELLKGDKPLDMWIGEGGRQLSGGEQRRIGVARALLRDAPLLLLDEPTEGLDKRTEREILSLLFEFAKDKTLLMISHRLTAMAKMDQIHLLAEGQIVASGNHEQLLQTCPAYQALYRRLA encoded by the coding sequence ATGAAAATTCTCCTTCCCTTTATTCGGTTGTTCTCCCACCAATGGTTGATGATGGCCGTTGGGCTTGTACTCACCCTAACCACACTCATGGCGGGGATTGGTTTATTGTCGCTGTCGGGCTGGTTTTTATCGGCGACGGCGGTGGCGGGATTAACGGTTATCGGCTCCCAATCCTTTAACTTTTTTACCCCCGCGGGTGGCGTGCGTTTCCTTTCTATCGCGCGAACGGCCAGCCGTTACGGTGAGCGCCTCGCGACCCATGAGGCGACCTTTAAGTTACTGACGGAACTCAGAGTTTGGGCGTGGCGAAAACTTTTCCCGCTCAGCGCTAAAAATCTGCAGGGGCTGCGCCGTGCGGATATGCTCAACCGCCTCGTGGCGGATATAGATACACTCGACCATCTGTATTTACGGTTGTTGACGCCGATGGCGGCTTCCTTGCTGATGACGGCGTTGTTGTATCTGTTCCTCGCATGGTTTGATGTCAAGCTGGCGTTAAGCTTATGCCTGTTTTTGATTGTGGTTTGGTTGCTGCTACCTCTGCTGTTTTATCGGCTTGGGCATCAACCAAGTCGCAATATGCTGGAGACCAAACGCCAATATCGGGTGCAGTTGCTTGAGATGCTGCAGGGACAAGCGGAGTTGAGTCTATTTGGTGCGAATGACAGATACAGACACAAGCTCGACGAGGCTGAACAGGCGTTATTTGCCAGCCAAGGGGCGATGGCAAATATCACCGCCTTGAGCCAAGCCATGCTGATCCTCGCGACGGGCTTGGCACTCATCATGATGCTATTTTTAGCCGCCAATGGCGTGGGCGATGCTGTGCCACCCGGCCCTATGTTCGCCTTGATGGTGTTTGCCACTATGGCCTGCGTCGAAATGATGATGCCAATCGCTGGCGCTTTCCAACATTTGTCAGGCTGCGTGCTGGCGGCGACACGAATCCACGAAATCACCGAGCAGGAAAGCGATATTCGTTTTAGCGAGGATTTAACGCTCAAGGCGACATCGGGCGGGCTGCAGATGACGGATATCCACTTTGGCTATCACGACAATCAGAGCGTACTGCAGGGCTTATCCTTAACGGTACAGCCTGGGCAAAAGGTGGCATTATTGGGCGCCACGGGCTGCGGCAAATCCAGTTTATTGTCCTTAATCACCCGTGAATGGCAGGCGCAGCGTGGCCAAATTTACCTCGATGGCCATCAACTGAGTGACTATAGCGAGGCCGCCTTAAGATCGGCGATGACGGTTGTTAGCCAGCGGATTTACCTGTACGCGGGCACGCTGCGGGAGAACCTTGCCATAGCCTTGCCTGTGCCAGAAGGGCAAAAACGTACCGTCAATGATGAGCGTTTTATCCAAGTCTTACAGCAGGTTGGTTTAGGCGAATTACTTAAAGGCGATAAGCCTCTAGATATGTGGATTGGCGAGGGCGGCCGACAGTTATCGGGTGGCGAGCAGCGCCGTATCGGCGTGGCGAGGGCACTGCTACGTGATGCGCCTTTGTTATTGTTAGATGAGCCAACCGAGGGCTTAGATAAGCGCACCGAGCGGGAAATCTTAAGTTTACTATTTGAATTTGCAAAGGATAAAACCTTGCTAATGATCAGCCACAGATTAACGGCGATGGCCAAGATGGACCAAATTCACCTCCTCGCCGAGGGGCAAATTGTGGCATCGGGCAACCATGAGCAGTTACTTCAAACTTGCCCCGCCTATCAGGCGCTCTATCGTCGCTTAGCTTGA
- a CDS encoding DEAD/DEAH box helicase, translating into MSFSSLGLSAPIQKAVTEQGYDTPSPIQAQAIPAVLTGKDVMAAAQTGTGKTAGFTLPLLELLSKGNKAKAGQIRALVLTPTRELAAQVSESVETYGKYLPLRSAVVFGGVPINPQIQKLRHGVDVLVATPGRLLDLEQQKAVKFNQLEVLVLDEADRMLDMGFIRDIKKILAMLPAKRQNLMFSATFSDEIRELAKGLVNQPVEISVTPRNAAANTVKQWICPVDKNQKSALLIQLIKQEDWQQVLVFSRTKHGANRLAKSLIQAEISAAAIHGNKSQGARTKALADFKSGEVRVLVATDIAARGLDIDQLPQVVNFDLPNVPEDYVHRIGRTGRAGALGQAVSLVSSEETKLLRDIERLINRVLERQEVEGFSPVHTLPESTLNAHGKENKIKAVASQRKHRSAGKPAPRAGSGRDGRKTPAPKTADNGDLAQQKGQNAQPNSSQRNNQGQRSHQGQRNQHQEQRNHQGESKRPQAAKNAEHKNAPATAEQARSPKPQDKYPQRSKGPANSSNSEHKANREHKAKGQSHSGSQQRSQEARHHEGSSEKTNQGLRRQGKPQGRVQQSTNSAANAPKK; encoded by the coding sequence ATGAGTTTTTCCTCCCTAGGTTTATCTGCACCGATCCAAAAAGCCGTGACTGAACAAGGTTATGACACACCCTCGCCCATTCAAGCACAGGCGATTCCCGCCGTACTGACGGGTAAAGACGTGATGGCTGCGGCCCAAACGGGGACAGGAAAAACCGCAGGCTTTACCCTGCCGCTGCTCGAATTACTCTCTAAAGGTAATAAGGCAAAGGCGGGACAAATCCGCGCCCTAGTGCTCACCCCCACGCGCGAGTTAGCGGCTCAAGTAAGCGAAAGTGTTGAAACCTATGGTAAATATCTGCCATTACGCTCAGCGGTTGTCTTTGGTGGCGTGCCGATTAATCCCCAAATTCAAAAGCTACGCCATGGGGTAGATGTACTGGTCGCAACGCCAGGCCGATTATTAGATCTAGAGCAGCAAAAGGCGGTGAAGTTTAATCAACTCGAAGTTTTAGTGCTGGATGAAGCGGATCGCATGCTCGACATGGGTTTTATTCGCGATATCAAAAAGATCCTCGCCATGTTGCCCGCTAAACGACAAAACCTGATGTTTTCGGCGACCTTCTCCGATGAAATCCGCGAGCTCGCCAAAGGCCTAGTGAATCAACCAGTAGAAATTTCAGTTACGCCACGCAACGCCGCGGCAAACACGGTCAAGCAATGGATTTGCCCCGTCGATAAGAATCAAAAATCGGCGCTGCTTATTCAGCTCATCAAGCAGGAAGACTGGCAGCAGGTACTAGTGTTTTCACGCACTAAGCACGGTGCCAACAGACTGGCTAAGAGTCTTATTCAAGCCGAGATCAGCGCCGCCGCTATCCACGGCAACAAGAGCCAAGGCGCACGCACCAAAGCCTTAGCCGACTTTAAGAGTGGCGAAGTACGAGTACTCGTGGCGACCGACATTGCGGCGCGCGGGCTCGATATCGACCAATTACCACAAGTGGTGAACTTCGATCTGCCCAATGTGCCCGAAGATTACGTGCACCGCATTGGCCGCACCGGCCGTGCTGGCGCCTTAGGCCAAGCCGTATCCTTAGTCAGTAGCGAAGAAACTAAGCTGCTCAGGGATATTGAGCGTTTGATCAATCGCGTGCTCGAAAGGCAGGAAGTTGAAGGCTTCAGCCCTGTCCATACGCTTCCCGAATCGACCCTAAATGCCCATGGTAAAGAGAACAAAATCAAAGCCGTGGCGAGTCAACGTAAGCACCGCAGCGCAGGTAAACCCGCGCCAAGAGCCGGTTCGGGCCGCGATGGTCGTAAAACACCGGCACCTAAAACAGCTGACAATGGCGACTTAGCACAGCAAAAGGGCCAAAACGCGCAGCCAAACTCAAGTCAGCGTAACAATCAAGGCCAGCGCAGTCATCAAGGTCAACGCAACCAGCACCAAGAGCAACGCAATCACCAAGGCGAGTCTAAGCGTCCGCAAGCGGCAAAAAACGCTGAGCACAAGAATGCACCTGCGACAGCCGAACAGGCCCGCTCGCCAAAACCGCAGGATAAATATCCGCAACGTAGTAAAGGCCCTGCTAACTCAAGTAATAGCGAACATAAGGCCAATCGTGAGCATAAAGCCAAAGGCCAGTCTCATTCAGGCTCGCAGCAACGCAGTCAAGAGGCTCGCCATCACGAAGGGTCTAGCGAAAAGACAAACCAAGGGCTGCGTCGCCAAGGCAAGCCACAGGGACGAGTTCAACAGAGTACAAACTCCGCAGCTAATGCCCCGAAAAAGTAA
- a CDS encoding methyl-accepting chemotaxis protein, whose translation MGRFLKDLSIKHKMFALVGMMLVLMLLLSGFSLLKMKRVSDEVHGIATENIPLVRLSTDVTIQQLESSIILEKAFRASDIKVSPEQRLIDGFIADVIKHKELINHELQSTQTMLNDALKLSQPAELRDKTLQLSQEIANIIQGFRHYDAQLVAVIAGIEQKQESALLAQRVDALEKTQKEFNTELSQFALQLEQMTKTAVSVTEEEEIKAAYGMMIISSIAVVIGLFVGLLSSRYIVQSITQLRNAASLMQSGNFSHELAVTSKDELGELTISMNQMALTLSKTVGQVVDRSEEIASMVTELNAVAENNREAILKQQDNTDQVAASMTQMAATITEVACSAETASFSAGQAENRAKESCGVVEASEKITQQLVVSAQHSSQLIQQLQASTGKILNFVSVVDAIAGQTNLLALNASIEAARAGDQGRGFAVVADEVRALATRSQTATQEISELIQTLVVDAKSAVSSFEENERQISESSVLVNQIKQNLFEILDALTQLSQANSQVATASEEQAVTAEDISERINAIRDSGELVLNSAFETAKASESLSQQANSLREGMQQFKVRIV comes from the coding sequence ATGGGCCGTTTTTTAAAAGATCTCAGCATCAAGCATAAGATGTTTGCCCTCGTTGGGATGATGCTAGTGTTGATGTTGCTGTTATCAGGCTTTAGTTTGCTGAAAATGAAGCGAGTGTCGGACGAAGTCCATGGTATTGCGACCGAGAATATTCCACTCGTTAGGCTGTCTACCGATGTGACGATTCAACAGCTTGAAAGCTCGATTATCCTCGAAAAGGCTTTTCGTGCCTCGGACATTAAAGTCTCTCCCGAACAAAGGTTGATAGATGGTTTTATTGCCGACGTGATAAAGCATAAAGAGTTGATAAATCATGAATTACAATCGACTCAAACCATGCTCAATGATGCGCTGAAATTATCTCAACCCGCTGAGCTGCGCGACAAAACCCTACAATTGAGTCAAGAGATTGCCAACATCATCCAAGGCTTTCGTCACTACGACGCCCAATTAGTGGCTGTGATAGCGGGAATTGAGCAAAAACAGGAGTCTGCCCTGTTAGCGCAGCGAGTTGATGCGCTAGAGAAAACGCAAAAAGAGTTCAATACCGAGTTAAGCCAATTTGCGCTGCAATTGGAGCAAATGACGAAGACAGCGGTATCTGTGACCGAAGAGGAAGAGATTAAGGCCGCCTACGGTATGATGATTATCTCCTCAATTGCGGTCGTTATCGGTTTATTTGTCGGACTGCTTTCTAGTCGTTACATAGTGCAATCCATCACCCAGCTGCGTAATGCGGCCTCCTTAATGCAATCGGGAAATTTTAGCCACGAACTTGCCGTCACCTCAAAGGACGAATTAGGTGAGTTGACCATAAGCATGAATCAAATGGCATTAACCTTAAGCAAAACCGTGGGGCAAGTGGTTGATCGTAGCGAAGAAATCGCTTCGATGGTCACAGAGCTTAATGCGGTGGCCGAAAACAATCGCGAGGCGATACTGAAACAGCAGGACAATACGGATCAGGTCGCCGCCTCTATGACACAAATGGCCGCGACGATTACCGAGGTGGCCTGCAGCGCCGAGACGGCATCCTTTTCGGCGGGACAGGCGGAAAACAGAGCGAAGGAGAGCTGTGGCGTTGTTGAGGCTAGCGAGAAAATCACTCAACAATTGGTCGTTAGCGCTCAACATTCGAGTCAACTTATTCAGCAATTACAGGCCAGTACGGGCAAGATCTTAAACTTTGTGTCGGTAGTGGATGCGATTGCCGGGCAAACGAATCTGTTGGCGTTAAATGCCTCGATTGAGGCGGCGCGGGCGGGCGATCAAGGCCGAGGATTTGCCGTGGTGGCCGATGAGGTGCGAGCATTAGCGACTCGTAGCCAAACGGCAACACAGGAAATCAGTGAGCTTATCCAAACCTTAGTGGTCGATGCTAAATCGGCTGTGAGTTCCTTTGAGGAAAATGAACGTCAAATCAGTGAGTCATCCGTACTGGTTAATCAAATTAAACAGAACTTATTTGAGATATTAGATGCATTGACGCAACTTTCGCAGGCGAACTCGCAGGTAGCGACCGCGAGTGAGGAGCAGGCGGTCACGGCGGAAGATATTAGCGAGCGCATTAATGCGATACGTGATTCGGGGGAGCTCGTTTTAAATAGTGCTTTCGAAACGGCTAAAGCCAGTGAGTCATTATCGCAACAGGCAAATTCGTTGCGGGAGGGGATGCAGCAGTTTAAGGTTCGAATCGTCTAG
- a CDS encoding SufE family protein: MTLPIMPAATEFDYSVEDSSSLLARFEQAPNWQERYRQIMLLGKTLPSLADEFRLEAAQVKGCESDAWLYHIERDAKHYFLADSDARIVKGLIGLLLSACHGKQSDEILAFDPSTYFKQLGLEGQLSPSRTNGLHALAKAMIDAVKP, encoded by the coding sequence ATGACATTGCCAATCATGCCCGCTGCCACCGAGTTTGATTACTCCGTTGAGGATTCATCAAGCCTGTTAGCCCGTTTTGAGCAAGCGCCAAACTGGCAGGAAAGATATCGCCAAATCATGTTATTAGGTAAAACCTTACCGAGTTTAGCGGATGAATTTCGCCTTGAGGCCGCCCAAGTCAAAGGCTGCGAGAGCGATGCCTGGCTGTACCATATTGAGCGAGACGCTAAGCATTATTTTCTAGCCGATAGCGATGCACGCATAGTGAAGGGGTTAATCGGTTTACTGCTGAGCGCCTGTCACGGCAAACAGAGCGACGAGATACTCGCCTTCGACCCTTCCACCTATTTCAAACAATTAGGGCTTGAGGGCCAATTAAGTCCCTCGCGCACCAATGGCTTACATGCCTTAGCCAAGGCAATGATTGATGCGGTAAAACCCTAA